GTCATTATAGTGTAACCCAAGTGTTTTGAGAGGAAACTactcctctgcagctcctcccAGCTCAGTTTCAGGCTTTAGAAAATCTAACCCATGACAGGCAGCTTTAGCCAATCACAAGCGTTCTCACTGAACAGATGAGATGGTATAAATAGCAAGAAAGTTCACCAATCAAAGCATGATGTGGTGGCACGTTGGGTTTGATGGAGGACTTTCAATTGGGAGAGTGGCTTTTGAAGCCTGGTTAGGGCCACATATGATTGTTGCCTTTTTGCTTGACTATCAGTGTGCGTTTCAAACCTCTTGTGGTGGGAGGGGCTGAGAACAGAGAGGGAAAACCTGGATGAGGGCTGTATATTTTTAAAGGGTTAGTTAGggttttttgcattttccagATTTCTGCTGACTGcaactttaattatttttgaaaaataagtcCCTGATTCAGACAGAAGTTGTCAAAGTAGACTCTTCATTACTTGGTACCAACTTTCAGTTTTGATGAAATGGCAGTCGTCTTTAGCAAGCTTTGTCATAAGCTAGGCAAATATTAGCTACATGAGGTGGTTCAAAATACTTTCCAGCTGGCTCATTAAAATAGGAATTTTGTAGGGAAAAAATATAGATGTCATACAATCAGCCACCTCCATGACTGCAAATTGAAGCAAATGGGAAGGTGCAAAAGCTGCAGTTCTTCTAacggccacttgaggctggctccaaaCAAGAGTCAATCCCATTTTAATATGTCCGACTTTACAGCAGATGTAAACATGCTTACAGCCTGTTAGAAAAAAGGTTTCAGTCTCTATAGCTGATTCTGTAATTTATGACAAGTGCAAGGAAGGTAAATTGTAATGCAACTCAcctgtttaaaatgtattaagaCTTAAAGGTATGCACAATCAATGATGTGTCTGCTATGAATGATGGGTGGCTCTCATCAAACATAAGGTAGTAAACTGTAGGAGTCAGGTATTGCCAAGACAGCGATGGCTGAAGTCACCATGATGAGCTTCTAAACTGCTCTTCATGAAACTATGGGTCAGACGATGTTTAATACATGATGTTGTTGTTTATATCTAACGTTAAAAATGCATGGCccagacaaaaaacagcctACTAACCAGATGAGGATCCATGTGGAACTGTCAACTACAGTAACTAATGTTATAAAGAAAgaggactgtttttgtgttgtaaagTCGGGCAAACTCTAGTAATGTAAGTATGATAAGAAAAACTGTGCAGAGGATTGCATTTAATACAACTTCATACATATGATATGAAAAAATCCAAGGTTTGACAGGCCTGCTAAGTCAAATTGTGGTTGCAGATTGAATCTTGGCCTCAGGCCAAATTCTGCAAGCAGACAGCCTTGCAGAATGTTCCAACATTTGGGAACCCGACAGTCTTCCGGAACCCGACAGCCTTCAGGAACCCCGACAACATTCCGGAACTCATCAACATTCTGGACTACAGTACAACTGGAAAACTTTTGTTTGGGAAGTGGACTAGTGAATGGTCAACTACATGTCAGAAATAGTAACATGATACTGCAAGCATAACACTTATCAGTATAATGCAAAAATAACTAAACTGTATTAATCACACAGCAGtcaaaaggtcattttttttgcattaatttcccttcaggggtgaATTAactgattctattctattctattctattctattctattctattctattctattctattctaaagcCTTCGTACTAGTCTAAAATCACATATTCTAAAAGCAGGTAACCCCCGTCACATGTAACCAGAATTGGTATGTACTATGTATTAAGACCTTTCAcaccaaaacataaaatatgcagcaGTCTAAAGGACACTTAATAGGTAAGTAACTCTGCAGACTGTGTTTTAAACGACCTCTAAGGAAATCACACAGGCAGCTAAACTAGATTGATTCTGTTTGTGCATTCAGTCATTCATGAATTATTCTATGCTTATTAAATATAAGTCTCCGAAACCTAGTAAACAAATAGACTGTAAGGAGTCCAGAGTGCATACCTACCCTCAGGAATATCTGCACTAGAATTCAAAGAAAGTCAGTATACGGAGGTCGACACTAATTTCCATCAATATCAGATGTGTCAGAGTAAATTACTGACACGCACCCAGAGGGAAAAACAGCCACCTACAGTCTGaacaacaaatgaacaatcCTTTCTAGAGGAAAGACATGGTCACAAGGACTCTGAATTCTTATCAGCCTGTGCTATTTCACACAGCCATCTCCTTCTTTCTGGACCTTTTGCATTGCCTCTCTTATCACTGTGGCAACTGCAGATGAAGGCTGTGAGGCAGAAGAGCTCGTCTCCTGTGAGGGAGCCGCTGTGGTGCTAGTGGGTCACAAGGGGAAACCATTTCTAGTCTCAGGGGGGAATCTGTCACACGGCCACTGCTTCCTACATGAGATGAGGTCCCTAATGGATTCTCCTTGCTGTCACTACATAAATACCACCCTTGAGCATAATATGAACTCAAGTGCTGAGTGAAGTTCCTCATAATTTTTCCTCCATATGGCCTTTGTCTGGCCAGATGGGCTTACCTGAGCGGTTGCGTTCTAGTACCCTGCTCCCTTTGACGTGGCACAGGTCACCTTGAGTGCTGTTGCAGGTGGTGTTGAGATCAGCTTTGCAGTAGGTGGGGGACCCTCCTTGCACCACCTGTGGGATgtgtttcttcctcttcttggGCAGCTTCTGCTTGGCCATGGCCAGGGAATAGTACATCCCAAAGTTATTGACAATAACGGGCACAGGCATGGCTATCGTCAGCACGCCAGCTAAAGCACACAGCGCACCCACCACCATGCCTGACCAGGTCTCTGGATACATATCACCATAGCCCAGTGTAGTCATGGTTACCACGGCCCACCAGAAGCCAATGGGGATGTTCTTGAACTTGGTGTGGAGGCTTGCAGTGGGGTCATTGGGCTTTGCACCAATTCGTTCAGCATAGTATATCATGGTGGCAAAAATTAACACTCCCAATGCTAGGAAGATGATGAGCAGCAGGAATTCGTTGGTACTAGCCCGTAACGTGTGGCCCAGCACCCTAAGCCCCACGAAATGACGTGTTAGCTTGAAGATACGCAGGATACGAACAAAACGCACCACCCTGAGGAAACCCAACACATCCTTGGCAGCCTTTGAAGAAAGGCCACTGAGCCCTACTTCCAAGTAGAAAGGCAGGATGGCCACAAAGTCGATGATGTTGAGAACGCTCTTAACGAACTCCAACTTCACTGGGCAGAAGGTCACACGCACCAGGAACTCGATGGTGAACCAGAAGACACAAACACCCTCCACATACGTGAGCGCAGGGTCAGTTTCAATCTCGTACTGCGGACCCGAGTCAGGCACGCTGCTGTTCCGCACCGACTCCGTCTTGTTGATGATTTTGTTGAAAGCCTCATGGGTCTCCAAGCAGAAGGTGGTGATGGAGACCAGGATGAAGAACAAAGATGCAAAGGCAATAAACTACAGgggaggaaaagagaaaagagaaaaacacacgTTAATGTCAATCTATCCTTTACATTTTGGGCTATTTGAACCGTGACGGCCTATACAATGGTTGTGGTTACACATAACGCCAAGATCAATCATTTCATTTGCACCTGAGAAAGAGATTGAACCCAGGCAGGTTTAATTAACTTGCATAAATTTGAATGGACTCCAGAGACAGAAGCAATCTATTAGCAAGAGCAACAAATAAACTCACACTTCCCTACGCTCCTGGTGAAAAAGAAACATGGGAATGCAGATGCCGTCAGAATTAATTTGCTGTTGTTGGTATGTTGTGTAGCAGGCAGAAATGCAAACAAGGATGTAGTTAAGTGAACCAACACAACGCTCCAGAGTCAGTGGGGAATAAATAAGTCTTATTTGTGTGCTGtatatattttctgcatttgcattttcagtATTTACTTAAATCTTTCAATGAGGTTTAGCACAGGAAGTTGATTTGTTTCAAATGTTGGAGTGTTGCAGGATTTACCTGCATTCAAATCATGACTTAAAGTATGAGGtataacaacacaaacacagaccagAAAGACTGTCTACTTCTCATCACACGTTTTATGTTTACATATCGaacaattcaccaaaaatagTCTTTTTTATTTCTACTCAGAGATCTGAAGAGGCAAAAGATTGAATTAAAGTAAAAGTATTTATGTCTCGGCCTGGTATTGTGGAACACAAAATTCATGGCTCAGTTTGTACTTTTGGTCTCAGTttggagaaaacaaaagaaatgcacaaaacaatgtttttgtaatttatgtcAGACTGTATTTACTTCacagtgtctctttgtttataCTGTAACAGCTGGGGCAATCAAATGCCAGCGTAACGAACTAAATGTCTTATCGTCTTAGCTCCTTAGGAGAAGAGGGAGCAATCCAACTGCCTTTAAATGATAAGTAACACTCTTTTAAGGACAGCAATGTTTACATTCCGGACAGAgaagacagatggtttgagagaggagtgaaggaAAGTATCTACGTTTAAGTGGAACAGCCATCTCTGAAGAGCGGAGGGATCTATGGCACCATAGTGCAATCCTGACATCTCCTTCCAGTCAGGTTCAAGAACCATTCACACCTTAAATCCAGGTGGTCTGAGAGCATTATTGACTCTTGACATGAGTTCAGTCTAGGTAATGGCCCATAAGTCGCCAGCCACTAAGAACTGAACAAGCTTCTTGGATGAGAGGTAAagcatcttcaagaaccaaagaGAAGTAAGAAATTCTTGGCATAAAAATCTGAACTCTAGATTCACTGTTTATCTTCTTGGTTTTTTGCCAAACTTCTTACTTCCTTCACACACCCCTCGTTTCTATGAAAGGTTGATCTTTGGTGCTGGATGTGAATGCCGTCCTTGACACATGACAACCTCAAAAAATCCATCCATAGATGAGTAACTAGACTTAAGATCATTTTGTCAAACTCTCAAACACCAAAGCTGTATCTGAAAGATGTTTGTTCTGGACttgtttttcagtcatttactAATAACATATCTGACTACAGTCAAGATTCCTTGGCTGGAACACCTTGCCTTTAGAGTGGAAATCTACAAGGCAACTGGAAAGACTAAAAAAACTTTTCTTAGATCTATAGATCAGCTCCCATTATGACTGAAAAATGTTCCTCATCCCCACCACTGTCTATTTTGGTTCCCATTATAAGACATAACACAGGAGTTACAATGTCAACTTGGCTGCAGATGAAAGCTATCTCTTCTCACTCGCCTCCCTTGTGTTTCTGGGCAGCAGTGTCCAAAGGTAAAGTCAGGAAGAGACAGCAAACCCAAATGGTCCTCTTGGGTGCTGTTTGATTACCCCTACATTCATATTTActgccaaaatgaaaaaaatgcagaaatgaggGTGTTTTACTGGGACCCTATACAGTCTGTAGCTTCAGGCAAGGTAACAGGGGAAAGAGAAGGCCTGGAATATTCAATTAGTTAAAATGTTATTGACAATGAGGGCAAAAAAGAGGCATAATTGGCAGTGAGCTCGAGGACACTAACAAATAGCATTCATAATTTTTGAGCAAGAAAAGTGACACTAAAATACAATGTCAAAGGTAGAATGCATCGTCTTCTGTTTATTATTAATAGAAAGCTTGATTACACCCTAAAAAGCATTAGTATTCGAAGCT
This is a stretch of genomic DNA from Acanthochromis polyacanthus isolate Apoly-LR-REF ecotype Palm Island chromosome 1, KAUST_Apoly_ChrSc, whole genome shotgun sequence. It encodes these proteins:
- the kcnc2 gene encoding potassium voltage-gated channel subfamily C member 2 isoform X3 encodes the protein MGKFDDNERIILNVGGTRHETYKTTLKTLPGTRLALLASDSDIDSVLDQLQQVPGFIEYNARTNEYFFDRHPGVFAYVLNYYRTGKLHCPADVCGPLFEEELSFWGIDETDVEPCCWMTYRQHRDAEEALDVFELNVDNGEEDDEIGKRLGIEDVAADGNVSLWRKWQPVIWNLFEDPYSSRAARFIAFASLFFILVSITTFCLETHEAFNKIINKTESVRNSSVPDSGPQYEIETDPALTYVEGVCVFWFTIEFLVRVTFCPVKLEFVKSVLNIIDFVAILPFYLEVGLSGLSSKAAKDVLGFLRVVRFVRILRIFKLTRHFVGLRVLGHTLRASTNEFLLLIIFLALGVLIFATMIYYAERIGAKPNDPTASLHTKFKNIPIGFWWAVVTMTTLGYGDMYPETWSGMVVGALCALAGVLTIAMPVPVIVNNFGMYYSLAMAKQKLPKKRKKHIPQVVQGGSPTYCKADLNTTCNSTQGDLCHVKGSRVLERNRSVLSADCSGGSDLTMSPEERVPMRRSSTREQDRRSGGTCFLLAASDYTCPADGGMRKTVTGTPTSLEGGRLYAQP
- the kcnc2 gene encoding potassium voltage-gated channel subfamily C member 2 isoform X2: MGKFDDNERIILNVGGTRHETYKTTLKTLPGTRLALLASDSDIDSVLDQLQQVPGFIEYNARTNEYFFDRHPGVFAYVLNYYRTGKLHCPADVCGPLFEEELSFWGIDETDVEPCCWMTYRQHRDAEEALDVFELNVDNGEEDDEIGKRLGIEDVAADGNVSLWRKWQPVIWNLFEDPYSSRAARFIAFASLFFILVSITTFCLETHEAFNKIINKTESVRNSSVPDSGPQYEIETDPALTYVEGVCVFWFTIEFLVRVTFCPVKLEFVKSVLNIIDFVAILPFYLEVGLSGLSSKAAKDVLGFLRVVRFVRILRIFKLTRHFVGLRVLGHTLRASTNEFLLLIIFLALGVLIFATMIYYAERIGAKPNDPTASLHTKFKNIPIGFWWAVVTMTTLGYGDMYPETWSGMVVGALCALAGVLTIAMPVPVIVNNFGMYYSLAMAKQKLPKKRKKHIPQVVQGGSPTYCKADLNTTCNSTQGDLCHVKGSRVLERNRSVLSADCSGGSDLTMSPEERVPMRRSSTREQDRRSGGTCFLLAASDYTCPADGGMRKTDNCKEVVFTGFTQAESSVLS
- the kcnc2 gene encoding potassium voltage-gated channel subfamily C member 2 isoform X1; translated protein: MGKFDDNERIILNVGGTRHETYKTTLKTLPGTRLALLASDSDIDSVLDQLQQVPGFIEYNARTNEYFFDRHPGVFAYVLNYYRTGKLHCPADVCGPLFEEELSFWGIDETDVEPCCWMTYRQHRDAEEALDVFELNVDNGEEDDEIGKRLGIEDVAADGNVSLWRKWQPVIWNLFEDPYSSRAARFIAFASLFFILVSITTFCLETHEAFNKIINKTESVRNSSVPDSGPQYEIETDPALTYVEGVCVFWFTIEFLVRVTFCPVKLEFVKSVLNIIDFVAILPFYLEVGLSGLSSKAAKDVLGFLRVVRFVRILRIFKLTRHFVGLRVLGHTLRASTNEFLLLIIFLALGVLIFATMIYYAERIGAKPNDPTASLHTKFKNIPIGFWWAVVTMTTLGYGDMYPETWSGMVVGALCALAGVLTIAMPVPVIVNNFGMYYSLAMAKQKLPKKRKKHIPQVVQGGSPTYCKADLNTTCNSTQGDLCHVKGSRVLERNRSVLSADCSGGSDLTMSPEERVPMRRSSTREQDRRSGGTCFLLAASDYTCPADGGMRKTGYEKSRSLNNIAGMTGMAGNALRLSPVTSPYGSPCPLRRSRSPIPSIL